One Cryptomeria japonica chromosome 9, Sugi_1.0, whole genome shotgun sequence genomic window carries:
- the LOC131858085 gene encoding uncharacterized protein LOC131858085 translates to MREFGQFVSAKNHDVVALNARYGMDADEWWYVHGQGSVYLQPLAIKLNSQVASSSSAERNWSTYSFIHSIKRNRLGAKKAEDLVFVHSNLRLLSHKDPEYSEGVTRNWDLPPECADLDATVAQLCQVSIDEAVMEFERDIASGSGIPFDIGSIDAEFEPLDDRGLGLDASDEDEYGI, encoded by the exons atgagggagtttggccaatttgtatctgcaaaaaatcatgatgttgtagctcttaatgctagatatgggatggatgctgatgagtggtggtatgtacatggtcaaggctccgtttacttgcagcctcttgcaattaaacttaactcccaa gttgcaagttcttcttcagctgagcggaattggagtacatactccttcatccactcaatcaaacgtaatcgtttgggtgcaaagaaagctgaggatttggtcttcgtacactccaaccttcgtttgttgtcacataaggaccctgaatatagtgagggtgtaacaaggaattgggatctaccccctgagtgtgctgatttagatgctacagttgcacaactttgccaagtctctatagacgaggcggttatggaatttgagagagacatagctagtgggagtggcattccatttgatattggttcaattgatgctgaatttgaaccacttgatgaccgtgggcttgggttggatgcttcagatgaagatgaatatggaatttaa